A stretch of the Salarias fasciatus chromosome 3, fSalaFa1.1, whole genome shotgun sequence genome encodes the following:
- the tmem256 gene encoding transmembrane protein 256: MSASVVVRRLAALSGASAVGLGAYGAHGFKNRDPDDYQFVLFETANKYHFYHSLALLGAAHSSKPAVAGTLLIAGMGMFCGSLYHQALTGDSALRKVAPMGGMAMIAGWLAIVL, translated from the exons ATGAGCGCTTCTGTTGTGGTGCGGAGGCTAGCCGCTTTGTCGGGTGCCTCTGCGGTGGGACTGGGTGCATACGGAGCTCACG GTTTCAAAAACCGGGACCCTGATGATTACCAGTTTGTG CTTTTTGAAACCGCCAACAAGTACCATTTCTACCACAGCCTGGCCCTGCTGGGCGCTGCCCACTCCAGCAAACCTGCTGTG GCGGGAACCCTCCTGATCGCCGGCATGGGGATGTTCTGCGGCTCCCTGTACCACCAGGCGCTGACGGGGGACTCGGCTCTGCGCAAAGTGGCTCCCATGGGCGGCATGGCCATGATCGCAGGATGGCTCGCCATAGTTCTCTGA